A stretch of Caenorhabditis elegans chromosome IV DNA encodes these proteins:
- the acl-13 gene encoding Phospholipid/glycerol acyltransferase domain-containing protein (Confirmed by transcript evidence) produces MEAENDNKKQGWTLIDNVISCILLVYAGIVTAFICPIVFLCFFYTAAPIMLFSTEFRKFVMKIMARAGNLQFITCVRITGIKVMMSGDGLERLTDCRALLLPNHLGLFDHFIFMTAADSFGVNAVGRWIFVIYNMWIYSPLGWLWSSYGNYFIDSVPPHKRAQTLHSLRRHFDRIYHEVDLRWLCLYPEGSRLFLIQKRNSEFEKKRGLPPLTNCAYPRLGAALSAIKVLGPDPNNPLKSNNGKGPPLEYLVDVTLGYPDGNILPLNEIFMSAWRNGGGKPFAIHYEIFKMDPKWKDEEELKNFLFDRYQKKDKLLESYYKTGSFSSESKEAQFPSDMILIGFHILIMGLFALLVIFLLSFVY; encoded by the exons ATGGAAGCCGAAAATGACAATAAAAAGCAGGGATGGACTCTAATCGACAATGTTATCTCGTGTATTT TGTTAGTCTATGCTGGAATAGTCACTGCTTTCATATGCCCAATTGTTTTCTTATGCTTCTTCTACACAGCGGCACCTATCATGCTTTTCAGCAccgaatttcgaaaatttgtgatGAAAATTATGGCTCGTGCTGGAAATCTTCAATTTATAACTTGTGTCAGAATTACTGGAATCAAAG taatgATGTCTGGTGACGGCCTTGAAAGACTAACTGATTGTCGCGCATTACTGCTTCCAAATCATCTCGGTCTATTCGATCACTTCATATTCATGACTGCTGCTGATTCATTTGGAGTTAATGCAGTTGGTCGATGGATCTTTGTGATCTACAATATGTGGATTTACAGTCCTCTCGGATGGCTTTGGAGTAGTTATggcaattattttattgattctGTTCCACCGCACAAGAGAGCACAGACATTGCACAGTTTGAG ACGCCACTTTGACCGTATCTATCACGAAGTAGACCTCCGTTGGCTTTGTCTTTATCCAGAAGGATCTCGACTTTTTCTCATCCAAAAGCGAAATTCTGAATTCGAGAAGAAAAGAGGATTGCCTCCACTCACGAATTGTGCGTATCCACGTCTTGGCGCTGCTCTGAGTGCTATCAAAGTTCTTGGACCAGATCCAAATAATCCATTGAAATCAAATAATGGAAAAGGACCACCACTCGAATATCTGGTTGATGTTACTCTTGGTTATCCAGATGGAAATATTCTTCcattaaatgaaattttcatgtCAGCGTGGCGGAATGGTGGTGGAAAACCCTTTGCGATTCATTATGAGATCTTTAAAATGGATCCCAAGTggaaagatgaagaagaactcaaaaatttcttgtttGATCGGTATCAGAAGAAG GATAAGCTATTGGAGTCGTACTACAAAACTGGAAGTTTCTCATCGGAATCAAAAGAAGCTCAATTCCCATCTGACATGATTCTTATTGGATTCCATATTCTTATAATGGGCCTTTTTGCACTACTCGTGATTTTTCTTCTATCGTTCGTTTATTAG
- the acl-13 gene encoding Acyltransferase C-terminal domain-containing protein (Confirmed by transcript evidence), translating to MSAWRNGGGKPFAIHYEIFKMDPKWKDEEELKNFLFDRYQKKDKLLESYYKTGSFSSESKEAQFPSDMILIGFHILIMGLFALLVIFLLSFVY from the exons atgtCAGCGTGGCGGAATGGTGGTGGAAAACCCTTTGCGATTCATTATGAGATCTTTAAAATGGATCCCAAGTggaaagatgaagaagaactcaaaaatttcttgtttGATCGGTATCAGAAGAAG GATAAGCTATTGGAGTCGTACTACAAAACTGGAAGTTTCTCATCGGAATCAAAAGAAGCTCAATTCCCATCTGACATGATTCTTATTGGATTCCATATTCTTATAATGGGCCTTTTTGCACTACTCGTGATTTTTCTTCTATCGTTCGTTTATTAG
- the F08G5.3 gene encoding Mnd1 domain-containing protein (Confirmed by transcript evidence) gives MSYQHEVVKYAPTEDNEIHALIRGKPSFCKANIRVNTQQFQERLTYLDKRYDHLRKMTHSLRKKVNELEDIMRLDNDEENMDTIQKLLDEIKREKQLMRDEAHIIKGELSKTMYNEDLRSKILNFIDQFECFWYDDNERRLAGEWKKIDADRKSSAAESEASSSMIGDDDTPSTSSDGHKPYRETSM, from the exons ATGTCCTATCAACATGAAGTCGTCAAGTATGCCCCAACTGAAGACAACGAAATTCATGCATTGATACGTGGCAAACCGTCATTCTGTAAAGCTAATATTCGAGTTAATACACAGCAG TTCCAAGAGAGACTTACCTACCTTGACAAACGATATGATCATCTTCGGAAAATGACACATTCACTGAGAAAGAAAGTTAATGAACTTGAG GACATAATGCGATTGGACAATGACGAGGAGAACATGGATACCATTCAAAAGTTATTGGACGAAATCAAAcgagaaaaacaattgatgCGTGACGAGGCACATATAATCAAAGGAGAACTATCAAAAACCATGTATAATGAGGATTTAAG atcaaaaattctaaacttcATCGATCAGTTTGAGTGTTTCTGGTATGATGACAACGA acgtaGATTGGCTGGCGAATGGAAGAAAATTGACGCAGACAGAAAAAGCTCTGCGGCCGAATCCGAAGCTTCTTCGTCAATGATTGGTGATGATGACACCCCGTCAACGTCTTCAGATGGACACAAACCGTATCGGGAGACCAGCATGTGA
- the F08G5.3 gene encoding Mnd1 domain-containing protein (Confirmed by transcript evidence) — protein MSYQHEVVKYAPTEDNEIHALIRGKPSFCKANIRVNTQQFQERLTYLDKRYDHLRKMTHSLRKKVNELEDIMRLDNDEENMDTIQKLLDEIKREKQLMRDEAHIIKGELSKTMYNEDLRRRLAGEWKKIDADRKSSAAESEASSSMIGDDDTPSTSSDGHKPYRETSM, from the exons ATGTCCTATCAACATGAAGTCGTCAAGTATGCCCCAACTGAAGACAACGAAATTCATGCATTGATACGTGGCAAACCGTCATTCTGTAAAGCTAATATTCGAGTTAATACACAGCAG TTCCAAGAGAGACTTACCTACCTTGACAAACGATATGATCATCTTCGGAAAATGACACATTCACTGAGAAAGAAAGTTAATGAACTTGAG GACATAATGCGATTGGACAATGACGAGGAGAACATGGATACCATTCAAAAGTTATTGGACGAAATCAAAcgagaaaaacaattgatgCGTGACGAGGCACATATAATCAAAGGAGAACTATCAAAAACCATGTATAATGAGGATTTAAG acgtaGATTGGCTGGCGAATGGAAGAAAATTGACGCAGACAGAAAAAGCTCTGCGGCCGAATCCGAAGCTTCTTCGTCAATGATTGGTGATGATGACACCCCGTCAACGTCTTCAGATGGACACAAACCGTATCGGGAGACCAGCATGTGA
- the F08G5.3 gene encoding BMERB domain-containing protein (Confirmed by transcript evidence) codes for MPEFQERLTYLDKRYDHLRKMTHSLRKKVNELEDIMRLDNDEENMDTIQKLLDEIKREKQLMRDEAHIIKGELSKTMYNEDLRRRLAGEWKKIDADRKSSAAESEASSSMIGDDDTPSTSSDGHKPYRETSM; via the exons ATGCCAGAG TTCCAAGAGAGACTTACCTACCTTGACAAACGATATGATCATCTTCGGAAAATGACACATTCACTGAGAAAGAAAGTTAATGAACTTGAG GACATAATGCGATTGGACAATGACGAGGAGAACATGGATACCATTCAAAAGTTATTGGACGAAATCAAAcgagaaaaacaattgatgCGTGACGAGGCACATATAATCAAAGGAGAACTATCAAAAACCATGTATAATGAGGATTTAAG acgtaGATTGGCTGGCGAATGGAAGAAAATTGACGCAGACAGAAAAAGCTCTGCGGCCGAATCCGAAGCTTCTTCGTCAATGATTGGTGATGATGACACCCCGTCAACGTCTTCAGATGGACACAAACCGTATCGGGAGACCAGCATGTGA
- the F08G5.3 gene encoding Mnd1 domain-containing protein (Confirmed by transcript evidence): MPEFQERLTYLDKRYDHLRKMTHSLRKKVNELEDIMRLDNDEENMDTIQKLLDEIKREKQLMRDEAHIIKGELSKTMYNEDLRSKILNFIDQFECFWYDDNERRLAGEWKKIDADRKSSAAESEASSSMIGDDDTPSTSSDGHKPYRETSM; the protein is encoded by the exons ATGCCAGAG TTCCAAGAGAGACTTACCTACCTTGACAAACGATATGATCATCTTCGGAAAATGACACATTCACTGAGAAAGAAAGTTAATGAACTTGAG GACATAATGCGATTGGACAATGACGAGGAGAACATGGATACCATTCAAAAGTTATTGGACGAAATCAAAcgagaaaaacaattgatgCGTGACGAGGCACATATAATCAAAGGAGAACTATCAAAAACCATGTATAATGAGGATTTAAG atcaaaaattctaaacttcATCGATCAGTTTGAGTGTTTCTGGTATGATGACAACGA acgtaGATTGGCTGGCGAATGGAAGAAAATTGACGCAGACAGAAAAAGCTCTGCGGCCGAATCCGAAGCTTCTTCGTCAATGATTGGTGATGATGACACCCCGTCAACGTCTTCAGATGGACACAAACCGTATCGGGAGACCAGCATGTGA